A genomic stretch from Numida meleagris isolate 19003 breed g44 Domestic line chromosome 2, NumMel1.0, whole genome shotgun sequence includes:
- the HEY1 gene encoding hairy/enhancer-of-split related with YRPW motif protein 1, whose protein sequence is MKRAHPEYSSSDSEELDEAVEVEKESADENGNLSSAAGSASPSATSQILARKRRRGIIEKRRRDRINNSLSELRRLVPSAFEKQGSAKLEKAEILQMTVDHLKMLHTAGGKGYFDAHALAMDYRSLGFRECLAEVARYLSIIEGLDASDPLRVRLVSHLNNYASQREAASGAHAGIGHIPWGNAFGHHPHISHPLLLPQNGPSNTSTTASSTEPHHQGRIAASHAETSSLRVPPNGSVGPVLPVVTSTTKLSPPLLSSMASLSAFPFSFGSFHLLSPNMLSPSAPTQSANLGKPYRPWGTEIGAF, encoded by the exons ATGAAGCGGGCGCACCCCGAGTACAGCTCGTCGGACAGCGAGGAGCTGGACGAGGCCGTGGAGGTGGAGAAGGAGAGCGCGGACGAGAACGG GAACCTGAGCTCGGCCGCGGGCTCCGCGTCGCCGTCCGCCACCTCGCAGATCCTGGCCAGGAAGCGGCGCCGAGGG ATCATCGAGAAGCGCCGCCGCGACCGCATCAACAACAGCCTGTCCGAGCTGCGCCGGCTGGTGCCCAGCGCCTTCGAGAAGCAG GGTTCGGCCAAGCTGGAGAAAGCCGAGATCCTGCAGATGACCGTGGATCACCTGAAGATGCTGCACACGGCCGGAGGGAAAG GTTATTTCGATGCTCATGCTTTGGCTATGGACTACCGGAGTCTCGGGTTTCGAGAGTGCCTGGCTGAAGTGGCTCGATACCTGAGCATTATCGAGGGCCTGGATGCCTCTGACCCGCTGCGGGTCCGGCTTGTGTCTCACCTCAATAACTACGCCTCTCAGCGGGAGGCAGCGAGCGGTGCGCATGCTGGCATTGGACACATTCCTTGGGGCAACGCCTTTGGACATCACCCTCACATATCTCACCCATTGCTGCTGCCTCAAAACGGGCCCAGCAATACCAGTACTACAGCGTCTTCCACAGAACCGCATCACCAGGGCAGGATTGCCGCCTCACACGCTGAAACTTCCTCACTCAGAGTGCCCCCAAATGGCAGCGTCGGACCAGTGCTCCCCGTGGTCACGTCTACTACCAAACtgtctcctcctctcctctcctccatgGCGTCGCTGTCTGCGTTCCCCTTTTCGTTTGGCTCGTTCCATCTACTGTCCCCCAATATGCTGAGCCCATCTGCACCAACACAATCAGCAAACCTCGGCAAACCGTACAGACCGTGGGGGACTGAGATTGGAGCCTTCTAA